A window of Apium graveolens cultivar Ventura chromosome 8, ASM990537v1, whole genome shotgun sequence contains these coding sequences:
- the LOC141676835 gene encoding NADH dehydrogenase [ubiquinone] 1 alpha subcomplex subunit 1 isoform X2 → MAGWVLLEAALPLGIIAGMLCIAGNAQYFIHKAAHGRPKHIGNDMWDVAMERRDKKLIAPPTSGIIGA, encoded by the exons ATGGCGGGTTGGGTGCTGTTGGAAGCGGCGTTGCCGTTGGGAATTATAGCCGGCATGCTTTGCATTGCTGGAAATGCCCAGTATTTCATCCACAAAGCAGCCCATGGCCGG ccCAAGCACATAGGCAATGATATGTGGGACGTTGCCATGGAAAGGCGTGACAAGAAGCTAATAGCTCCTCCCACTTCCG GAATCATAGGTGCTTGA
- the LOC141679027 gene encoding protein RETICULATA-RELATED 3, chloroplastic-like, with the protein MAQLHRLSLLNQHQLLNTNRSIDLIRSNLVFHSPPTSPRLVISPLPKNQLTGYFVTTKFRVPLATMAGSGGGGDSNDGFGGFSGGGGSGGNDGDDSDEGFGPLGAFLNGWRSRVAADPQFPFKVLMEEIVGLSACVLGDMASRPNFGLNELDLVFSTLVVCFILNFTLMYILAPTMASSGAALPSFFASCPTSHMFEPGPFSVLDRFGTFVYKGMLFAGVGFTAGLVGTTLSNGLLMLRKKMDPTFETPNKAPRTMLNALTWAAQVGLSANLRYQTLNGVEYVLAKTLPSFVFKTSVIVLRVVNNVMGGMSFVILARLTGSQSSGADERNLVSSEEAEILDAGDEKDKLLHSFDSSESVPK; encoded by the coding sequence ATGGCTCAGCTTCATCGTTTATCTCTGCTCAATCAGCATCAACTTTTGAATACCAATAGATCCATTGATCTTATTCGTAGTAATCTTGTTTTCCATTCACCGCCCACTTCTCCGAGACTCGTCATCTCTCCTCTTCCGAAAAACCAGCTCACCGGTTATTTTGTTACTACCAAATTCCGTGTTCCTTTGGCCACTATGGCTGGGAGCGGTGGTGGCGGTGACAGCAATGATGGTTTTGGAGGTTTCAGTGGAGGAGGAGGTAGTGGTGGAAATGATGGAGATGATTCTGATGAGGGGTTTGGACCTCTAGGGGCCTTTTTAAATGGTTGGAGGTCCAGAGTGGCTGCTGATCCTCAATTCCCTTTTAAGGTTCTCATGGAGGAGATTGTCGGTTTAAGCGCTTGTGTTCTCGGTGACATGGCTTCTCGCCCAAATTTTGGTCTTAATGAGCTTGATTTGGTCTTCTCAACTCTAGTTGTTTGTTTCATTTTGAATTTCACTCTCATGTATATCTTAGCACCTACTATGGCTTCCTCTGGGGCTGCCCTGCCTTCCTTTTTTGCCAGCTGTCCAACTAGCCACATGTTTGAACCTGGTCCCTTCAGTGTACTCGATCGCTTCGGGACTTTTGTGTATAAGGGAATGTTATTTGCTGGGGTTGGGTTTACAGCAGGATTAGTTGGAACTACACTTTCCAACGGGTTGCTTATGTTGAGAAAGAAGATGGATCCCACTTTTGAAACTCCTAACAAGGCTCCGCGTACAATGTTAAATGCTCTTACTTGGGCAGCACAGGTGGGTCTTAGCGCCAACTTAAGATACCAGACCCTCAATGGCGTTGAGTACGTGCTGGCCAAGACCCTTCCATCATTCGTATTCAAAACTTCTGTGATTGTTTTGAGGGTGGTGAATAATGTAATGGGAGGAATGTCGTTTGTAATACTTGCAAGACTGACGGGATCACAAAGCTCTGGTGCTGATGAGAGGAATCTGGTCAGTAGTGAAGAGGCCGAAATATTGGATGCTGGAGATGAGAAAGACAAATTGCTACATAGTTTTGACAGCAGCGAGTCTGTTCCCAAGTAG
- the LOC141677631 gene encoding uncharacterized protein LOC141677631: protein MKTTVPEHYIRKEKSEWSEPEKAAMLKDVKIMNILHNNLDNVMYNRVIACTTAKEIWDALETQCQGTMTIKKNRRVVPVQEYEQFDATADESFTNIYDGFLTLLNDLSLVGKEYDREDSNTKFLRVIPEEWNTQASIIRHQYDLDLLTPDEVYGMLKTHDLTKEEHEGSKDESCGSKC, encoded by the coding sequence ATGAAAACAACTGTTCCTGAACACTACATCAGGAAAGAGAAATCAGAATGGTCAGAACCTGAGAAGGCTGCTATGCTCAAGGATGTAAAAATCATGAATATTCTGCACAACAATTTGGATAATGTTATGTACAACAGGGTGATTGCCTGCACGACTGcgaaagagatatgggatgccttggagacacaGTGCCAAGGTACAATGACAATAAAGAAGAATAGAAGAGTTGTTCCTGTACAAGAGTATGAGCAGTTTGATGCAACGGCTGATGAGTCATTTACTAACATTTATGATGGATTCCTAACACTTctgaatgatctatcattggttggaaaagaatatGATAGGGAAGACTCAAACACCAAATTTCTGAGAGTTATCCCTGAAGAATGGAATACTCAAGCTTCTATAATcaggcatcaatatgatcttgatttaCTAACACCGGATGAAGTCTATGGAATGCTGAAAACCCATGACTTAACAAAGGAAGAACATGAAGGGTCAAAAGATGAAAGTTGTGGCTCTAAATGCTAA
- the LOC141678133 gene encoding putative inactive receptor kinase At5g58300 produces MKLQFVLFLHFLVLHVSLLGTVADLNSDKEALLDFIAAVPHSRKLNWTSASSVCKSWVGITCTGNKKGVLSLRLPGVGLYGPIPANTLGRLYSLTILSLRSNGLTGILPDDILSLPSLRFIYLQKNKFSGDIPSSFSDKLEKIDLSFNSFTGSIPSTVQNLKNLTGLSLQNNFLTGSIPVLKPPKLEYLNLSNNQLNGSVPTSLQEFPASSFQGNSRLCGSPLDQCLYLTPSPSPSPNILPPIPPTTYLPTSPTAATPLLKSKRSLSTGSVVAIAVGASSVSLLLFLALVLYCRKKPNFRDDRSISKGKTFIIGRGEKPKDDFASGVQEAKSNKLVFFDGYSHNFDLEDLLRASAEVLGKGSYGTTYKAILEDGTILAVKRLRDVGVGKKEFEQQMETIGSIRQHPNIVSLRAYYYSKDEKLLVYEYMPISSLSTLLHGNRESGITLDWVSRVKVSLGSAKGFAHIHSAAAGKLVHGNIRSSNILLTRDLGGCISDVGLNPLFESTIIPLRSVGYRAPEVIVTKKATQKSDVYSFGVVLLEILTGRAPVQSPGHDDVVDLPRWVQSIVRDEWTSEIFDAELIKYHDIEEEMVQMLQIAMACVATQPEMRPTMQEVVGMIEKIRTQSGHSSEDNNFKSLTTTP; encoded by the exons ATGAAGCTACAATTTGTTTTATTCCTACATTTTCTTGTACTACATGTTTCATTGCTGGGCACTGTTGCTGACCTAAATTCAGATAAAGAAGCTCTGCTTGACTTCATTGCTGCTGTCCCTCATAGCCGCAAACTTAACTGGACTAGTGCTTCTTCAGTCTGCAAATCTTGGGTTGGTATCACTTGTACAGGAAATAAAAAAGGAGTACTTTCCCTGCGGCTCCCTGGTGTGGGATTATATGGCCCCATTCCAGCCAATACTCTTGGGAGGTTGTATTCACTCACTATTCTTAGCCTCCGATCCAATGGCCTTACAGGAATTCTTCCAGATGACATCCTTTCCCTCCCTTCACTCCGCTTCATATACCTCCAGAAAAACAAATTTTCAGGGGATATTCCTTCCTCCTTCTCTGACAAACTTGAAAAGATTGATCTTTCTTTCAATTCCTTCACAGGAAGCATTCCAAGTACTGTTCAGAATCTGAAAAATCTCACTGGATTAAGCCTCCAGAACAACTTCCTCACAGGATCCATACCTGTACTCAAACCTCCTAAACTTGAGTATTTAAATTTAAGTAATAACCAGCTTAATGGTTCAGTTCCAACTTCCCTCCAGGAGTTCCCAGCTTCCTCTTTCCAGGGAAACTCCAGGTTATGCGGATCACCTCTGGACCAGTGCCTTTATCTTACCCCCTCACCTTCTCCCTCCCCAAACATTTTACCACCTATTCCACCAACAACTTACTTGCCCACCTCACCAACTGCTGCTACTCCATTGCTGAAGTCCAAGAGATCATTGAGCACGGGGTCAGTTGTTGCCATTGCAGTCGGGGCATCTTCAGTTTCTTTGTTGCTATTTCTAGCATTAGTTTTGTACTGTCGGAAGAAACCAAATTTCCGAGATGATAGAAGTATATCAAAAGGGAAGACCTTTATTATTGGGAGGGGTGAGAAACCAAAGGATGACTTTGCAAGTGGGGTGCAAGAGGCAAAGAGCAACAAGTTAGTTTTCTTCGATGGCTACTCACATAATTTTGATCTTGAAGATTTACTAAGAGCCTCTGCTGAAGTGTTAGGAAAGGGAAGTTATGGAACTACTTATAAAGCTATCTTAGAGGACGGAACTATATTGGCTGTGAAGAGGCTTAGAGATGTGGGGGTAGGGAAAAAAGAGTTCGAGCAACAGATGGAAACTATCGGGAGCATAAGGCAGCATCCGAATATTGTGTCTCTTCGTGCTTATTACTATTCCAAGGATGAGAAACTTCTTGTTTATGAATACATGCCTATTTCCAGCTTGTCCACGCTATTACACG GAAATAGGGAGTCTGGAATAACACTTGACTGGGTGTCTAGAGTAAAAGTATCTCTCGGATCTGCAAAGGGTTTTGCTCACATTCATTCTGCAGCTGCTGGAAAATTAGTTCACGGCAACATCAGGTCCTCTAATATCCTCCTCACGCGTGACCTTGGTGGATGCATCTCAGATGTAGGCTTGAATCCTCTTTTTGAATCTACAATTATCCCTTTAAGAAGTGTAGGCTACCGAGCACCTGAAGTAATTGTAACTAAAAAAGCTACTCAAAAATCAGATGTTTACAGCTTTGGCGTTGTCCTCCTTGAAATACTGACAGGCAGAGCACCAGTTCAGTCCCCGGGACATGATGATGTTGTTGACCTCCCACGATGGGTCCAATCAATTGTTAGGGATGAATGGACATCAGAAATTTTTGATGCGGAGCTTATAAAATATCATGACATTGAAGAAGAGATGGTACAAATGCTTCAGATTGCAATGGCATGTGTTGCAACGCAGCCGGAAATGAGGCCAACAATGCAAGAAGTTGTAGGCATGATTGAGAAAATCCGAACACAAAGCGGACACTCGTCAGAGGATAACAATTTTAAAAGTCTAACTACAACACCTTGA
- the LOC141676835 gene encoding NADH dehydrogenase [ubiquinone] 1 alpha subcomplex subunit 1 isoform X1: MAGWVLLEAALPLGIIAGMLCIAGNAQYFIHKAAHGRPKHIGNDMWDVAMERRDKKLIAPPTSGARRELTYLSRSGACIIAKFSW; the protein is encoded by the exons ATGGCGGGTTGGGTGCTGTTGGAAGCGGCGTTGCCGTTGGGAATTATAGCCGGCATGCTTTGCATTGCTGGAAATGCCCAGTATTTCATCCACAAAGCAGCCCATGGCCGG ccCAAGCACATAGGCAATGATATGTGGGACGTTGCCATGGAAAGGCGTGACAAGAAGCTAATAGCTCCTCCCACTTCCG GAGCAAGAAGGGAGCTGACATACTTATCTCGTTCGGGAGCATGTATTATTGCCAAGTTTTCGTGGTGA